Within Bdellovibrio bacteriovorus HD100, the genomic segment CCTGTCACAAATGCGGTGGCTTGCGAGGTGCCGGTCATATAACCGTAAGAGTTCCCCGGCAGGCAGGACAGAATGTTCTGGCCGGGAGCTGCGATATCCACAGTCTCGACACCATAATTGGACGAAGCCAAGACTTGCGTGCTGGGGTCGATTGCCGTGACTGAGATGATGTTGCTCAGTTTATAATCGGCCGGGTAATAGTGATGCTGATCCGAGTTGGATCTTTCATTCCCCGCAGCAGCGACAAAAAGGATTCCCTTTTTTTCGGCTTCGGCGATGGCATCGTGTTCTTCCTGTGAAAACTCAGTCCCACCACCGGAATAGTTGATGATGTGCGCGCCCATTTTCACTGCATAGCGAATGGAAGCCACGGTGTTTTTCAAGTTGTCCGTGCCCGGAACTTTCGGGTCATAGTATTTTAGAATCATCAGGCTGACTTCCGGAGCAATCCCGGTGATGCCTTTGCCGTTTCCGGCCTCTGCGCCGATGATGCCGGCGATATGAGTGCCGTGTCCGTGGTTGTCATCCAGTTTTGGATTGTTGGAAACAAAGTTCCAGCCATAGACGTCATCCACAAAACCATTGCCGTCATCGTCAATGCCGTTGGTGGCTTTGTCGCGGCCCATGGAATCTTTGCCGGTTTCACCCGGGTTGCGCCAAAGGTTTCCCGCCAAGTCTTCGTGTTTGATGTCGATACCCGTGTCGATCACGGCAATCACGATGTCACGACTGCCTTTGGTGACGGACCATGCGCGAGCCGCATCGGATTTTTTCAAACCCCAGGCCTGGCTGATGGCGGGATCGTTGAAAAGCGCACTCGGTTCATCAATGACCTTGTCAGTCTGAGAGGTGATGAAGGATTTTTCCAGAGCGCGTGTGCTGTCTTTTTTGGAGCTTTGAGAGCGGGAAGGGGAATGTTCTTCTGTGGAGTACAGGTATAGACCCAGTCCCCCAAAGAACACCAAACCGGTACAGCCAGCTGCAATAATCATCTTGCGAGAAAACATGAGGTATGCCCCTTTCGCCACAAACACTTATCGGAATTTAAAGGGCCAGCATAAGCATGAAAGGGTTTGATCTCATTTTGAGACGGTCGGGCCAGTGTGGGCATACATTATATAGAT encodes:
- a CDS encoding S8 family peptidase translates to MFSRKMIIAAGCTGLVFFGGLGLYLYSTEEHSPSRSQSSKKDSTRALEKSFITSQTDKVIDEPSALFNDPAISQAWGLKKSDAARAWSVTKGSRDIVIAVIDTGIDIKHEDLAGNLWRNPGETGKDSMGRDKATNGIDDDGNGFVDDVYGWNFVSNNPKLDDNHGHGTHIAGIIGAEAGNGKGITGIAPEVSLMILKYYDPKVPGTDNLKNTVASIRYAVKMGAHIINYSGGGTEFSQEEHDAIAEAEKKGILFVAAAGNERSNSDQHHYYPADYKLSNIISVTAIDPSTQVLASSNYGVETVDIAAPGQNILSCLPGNSYGYMTGTSQATAFVTGAAALVMAHKQSFSASDVKKYILATGDAQSQLASKTRTSRQLNLYKALTILDQGVGATGVIAVNTANMKSFSGDPNDKNSRAAEDGVDATAKEMSHFGRSLIDAMGTKVRPSKLGTKQENEGF